One part of the Vitis riparia cultivar Riparia Gloire de Montpellier isolate 1030 chromosome 15, EGFV_Vit.rip_1.0, whole genome shotgun sequence genome encodes these proteins:
- the LOC117931589 gene encoding protoheme IX farnesyltransferase, mitochondrial isoform X1, giving the protein MWRNSQSLYSKLVFSRNPNPNPTFLTSSSISSLDAIVRPFSIASDGARTVGSTINTTSLSARDAVDLARHYGRCYCELSKARLSMLVVATSGTGFVLGSGNVIDFGGLFWTCAGTMMVAASANSLNQVFEINNDAKMKRTMRRPLPSGRLSIHHAVTWASSVGVAGTAILACKANMLAAGLAASNLLLYAFVYTPLKQIHPVNTWVGAVVGAIPPLLGWAAAAGQVSLNGMILPAALYFWQIPHFMALAYLCRDDYAAGGYRMLSFADASGRRTAVVALRNSLYLIPLGFIAYDWGVTSGWFCLESSLLTLAISAAAFAFYRDRTKQKARRMFHASLLYLPVFMSGLIVHRVTDNQQGLVQDNSEKTVELSSSSGTLEQENENVRSQNKARWPAAGSPAKSPVAYASVAPFPFLPAPIYSAD; this is encoded by the exons ATGTGGAGAAACTCACAGAGTCTCTATTCAAAACTCGTTTTCTCccgaaaccctaaccctaaccctactTTTCTCACTTCTTCATCCATTTCCTCTCTCGATGCCATTGTTAGACCATTCTCTATCGCCTCAGATGGAGCACGAACTGTCGGATCTACCATCAATACGACGTCGTTGTCGGCCAGAGACGCCGTCGACCTTGCTCGCCACTACGGTCGCTGTTACTGTGAGCTCTCTAAAGCTCGCCTCAG CATGCTGGTTGTAGCAACTTCTGGGACTGGATTTGTTCTTGGCAGTGGCAATGTCATTGATTTTGGTGGACTTTTTTGGACTTGTGCTGGTACCATGATGGTTGCAGCATCTGCTAACTCCTTAAATCAG GTGTTTGAGATAAATAATGATGCTAAAATGAAGAGAACAATGAGAAGGCCGCTACCTTCTGGTCGCCTTAGTATACATCATGCAGTCACCTGGGCTTCTTCTGTTGGTGTAGCTGGCACTGCTATTTTGGCATGCAAG GCTAACATGTTGGCAGCGGGGCTTGCAGCTTCTAATCTTCTTCTTTACGCCTTTGTATACACTCCATTGAAGCAAATTCATCCAGTGAACACCTGGGTTGGAGCTGTTGTTGGTGCTATTCCGCCACTGCTTGg GTGGGCTGCAGCTGCCGGACAGGTTTCACTCAATGGAATGATTCTTCCTGCTGCCCTCTATTTTTGGCAAATACCCCATTTTATGGCCCTAGCATACTTGTGTCGTGATGATTATGCTGCTGGGGG GTATAGAATGCTTTCTTTTGCTGATGCATCTGGTCGGAGAACTGCAGTGGTGGCTTTGAGGAACTCCCTGTACTTGATTCCATTGGGTTTCATAGCCTATGATT GGGGTGTAACTTCAGGATGGTTTTGTCTTGAATCATCACTCCTCACCCTTGCAATTAGTGCTGCAGCATTTGCTTTCTACAGAGACCGCACAAAACAAAAGGCCAGGAGGATGTTCCATGCCAGCCTCCTGTATCTCCCAGTATTCATGTCTGGGCTTATAGTTCACCGTGTGACTGATAACCAACAGGGCCTTGTCCAAGACAACTCCGAGAAGACGGTTGAGCTATCATCTTCCTCGGGCACTCTAGAACAGGAGAATGAAAATGTGAGAAGTCAGAACAAGGCAAGGTGGCCTGCAGCTGGGAGTCCAGCAAAGTCACCAGTGGCTTATGCGTCTGTGGCACCATTTCCTTTCCTGCCGGCTCCTATTTATTCGGCTGATTAA
- the LOC117931589 gene encoding protoheme IX farnesyltransferase, mitochondrial isoform X2, with translation MDREMRASPCNTCSMIFMLVVATSGTGFVLGSGNVIDFGGLFWTCAGTMMVAASANSLNQVFEINNDAKMKRTMRRPLPSGRLSIHHAVTWASSVGVAGTAILACKANMLAAGLAASNLLLYAFVYTPLKQIHPVNTWVGAVVGAIPPLLGWAAAAGQVSLNGMILPAALYFWQIPHFMALAYLCRDDYAAGGYRMLSFADASGRRTAVVALRNSLYLIPLGFIAYDWGVTSGWFCLESSLLTLAISAAAFAFYRDRTKQKARRMFHASLLYLPVFMSGLIVHRVTDNQQGLVQDNSEKTVELSSSSGTLEQENENVRSQNKARWPAAGSPAKSPVAYASVAPFPFLPAPIYSAD, from the exons ATGGATAGAGAGATGCGTGCTAGCCCATGCAATACCTGTTCTATGATCTT CATGCTGGTTGTAGCAACTTCTGGGACTGGATTTGTTCTTGGCAGTGGCAATGTCATTGATTTTGGTGGACTTTTTTGGACTTGTGCTGGTACCATGATGGTTGCAGCATCTGCTAACTCCTTAAATCAG GTGTTTGAGATAAATAATGATGCTAAAATGAAGAGAACAATGAGAAGGCCGCTACCTTCTGGTCGCCTTAGTATACATCATGCAGTCACCTGGGCTTCTTCTGTTGGTGTAGCTGGCACTGCTATTTTGGCATGCAAG GCTAACATGTTGGCAGCGGGGCTTGCAGCTTCTAATCTTCTTCTTTACGCCTTTGTATACACTCCATTGAAGCAAATTCATCCAGTGAACACCTGGGTTGGAGCTGTTGTTGGTGCTATTCCGCCACTGCTTGg GTGGGCTGCAGCTGCCGGACAGGTTTCACTCAATGGAATGATTCTTCCTGCTGCCCTCTATTTTTGGCAAATACCCCATTTTATGGCCCTAGCATACTTGTGTCGTGATGATTATGCTGCTGGGGG GTATAGAATGCTTTCTTTTGCTGATGCATCTGGTCGGAGAACTGCAGTGGTGGCTTTGAGGAACTCCCTGTACTTGATTCCATTGGGTTTCATAGCCTATGATT GGGGTGTAACTTCAGGATGGTTTTGTCTTGAATCATCACTCCTCACCCTTGCAATTAGTGCTGCAGCATTTGCTTTCTACAGAGACCGCACAAAACAAAAGGCCAGGAGGATGTTCCATGCCAGCCTCCTGTATCTCCCAGTATTCATGTCTGGGCTTATAGTTCACCGTGTGACTGATAACCAACAGGGCCTTGTCCAAGACAACTCCGAGAAGACGGTTGAGCTATCATCTTCCTCGGGCACTCTAGAACAGGAGAATGAAAATGTGAGAAGTCAGAACAAGGCAAGGTGGCCTGCAGCTGGGAGTCCAGCAAAGTCACCAGTGGCTTATGCGTCTGTGGCACCATTTCCTTTCCTGCCGGCTCCTATTTATTCGGCTGATTAA